The nucleotide window tattctatttttgttttgcatttatatcaaatggtaatattatttatatatgtttaatgtcttatttatatttgttatattgtatatttagttattaattattttactgTACATTTTTCagatgtttaatgtatttttatatttattatattgtatatttacttattattattattatttttttttttattctaatattataatattataatagatgattaatgtaatatttttattttttatactatatacttacttattatttgttttactaTACAATTTGCAGATAGATGTCTAATTTAGTTTTTCTAGTTTTGatagtatatttacttattgggtatttttcattatattatatatttatttattctaatattatgattaatgtttaatataatatttatattccttatattgtatatttactaattatttattttattatacattttttcagagaaatgtttaatataattttttttatttcttaatgGTATTTTacctattttttatatttttcttatattgtatatttacttattctaattttcttgctttttaatcaaatgattatattatgataaatgtttaatgtaatatttctattttttatattgtatgcttatttttcttatattttatatttacttataaaaatatttggaaataataaaaatgtaaactctacatttttcagatagatgtttaatgtagtttttctatttcttatattgtatatttacttatctaattattttgtttttatatcaaattgtaatattgtaatatatgtttaatgtaatatttctatttcttatattatatttttacttattatttattttattatatatttttttgatagatGTCTAATgtattgttttgtattttttatattgtatatttacttattatttatttttcttatattttatatttacttattctaacattataatatatttttaatgtaatatttttatattgtatatttacttattatttatttaaatatacatctttgagatatatgtttaatttagttttccagtttttatattgtatatttacttacagtttatcttttcttatattttatatttacttattctaatattataatagatttttaatgtaatatatttttgtattttatatttacttattatttatttaactatacatcttttagatatatgtttaatttagtttttcatttcttatattttatatttacttacagtttatcttttcttattttgtatatttaaacaTTCTAAATTTCTTGTTTTTATATCAATGGTAATATTACGATATGTATTTAgtgtaataattttatttcttatacacTATAtgtacttatttattttttcttatattttatatttaattattctaatattttgataaatgtataataaaatatttctatttttataatgtgcatttagttattatttatttactatacattttcagatagatatttaatttagttttttaatttctaaaatatatatttacttattctaattttcttgcttttatatcaaatgataatatAACGATATATGCCTTttgtatttcttatattttatatttacttattctaatattataatagatgtttaatgtaatatttttatattatatatttacttattgtttatttaactatacattttcaaatatatgtttaattcagttttttatttttatattgtatgtttacttactgtttatcttttttattttttatttatttattttaaatttcttacTACGTACGGGCACAAAAATTAATATGCATATCTTATGATACtctaatatatacaataatattggTCGAAGATCCAATGAGGTAACTAATCAGATCCTCAAAAAAGTTTCCTACCTGATATACTGTTGTTATAATCTGATCCAGTAAAATGATGTGGATTCTCTAGTCTAGTGTTGTGTGAGAAGAATTCACTCACTTGTACGCACATcgttttatctttttgtttttgtttttattggctCTTCATATTTTGCATAATACTTGTGTTTATGGTCCACTAATCACGTGTTCACTCTATTTCTATACATAAGCATCACCAAAACATGCAAAACTTCTAAAAATTAGAACTTTTTGTTTGAAGAATATGCCTTTCTAAAGATAAGccataaaactaattttaaatagCTAATTCTTTATATAGAGAGAATGTACTTATTTTTACCTCATTTGCAAATATTATACTATGGTTTCTCTGTCTTTTTGAAGAATTAAACTctgaaaaaaaacagaatacTCAAGTTACATCTTCTATCTGAATCATGTTAAACAAGTCAAATGATATTAATTTGAACAGAATAGAAAAAGAATATGAATAGAATAGTCAAAGACGTATActgatttttgtttatatacagAAAAGTTGAGAAAATTGAATATGAAACGAtggagaaaaagagaaaaaaaaaacagttatggAAAATTATATAGTAGAAGATGAAACAGGTTGAAGTCATATCATGATTTGAGAAGTTATATATGACGTGAAACAGATTCGTAGATCAGAAGTTAtgtaggaaaaaaaatatttgaagtggtgaaaactaattttgaaCGTGGGATGAGATCCTTTGAGAAAATATAGGAGTTTAGATATATTTGAAGTTGCAAATTTTGGAAAGgggaaattttacttttacactTTGTTGAATACCACTTTTCAATTTTACCATTAGTCTAAGGATATTTTCAGAAATACCACTTTCATTAATGAGCAAAAGGCAATAATACCCTTACcttatcttcttctccaccATCGGTTTCTCTCCTTCTCCTCGAGTCACCATCGTCTCTCTCTCAccgtcgtctctctctctcaccatcGATTTCCGGCGTCTCTCTCACCATCTAGTTTCGGCGTCTCTCTCACCGTCTAGTTCCGTCGACTTTCTCTTACCGTCGACTTCTGGCGATGAAATCGATTCAAAATCTACAAGATGTCAACTCCTATACGTGATTCACAACTTGTATTTCtctaatttttgtatttttgtttgattCGATTTTGTGCTTTCTCTTATCGAACAATCAAACAAAGTTCTCTTAGATATCACATTTAAAGATGTCGATCTAAGAGAAACATATTCGATAGTGAAACATTGAGAATGAAAACATTGAGTATTTGAAAACTTAAATCTGGTTTTGAAGTCATATTAAGATTGATCTGAATGGTTCCGGCTAAGAAAGAGATTTTCCGATAGTGAAAACTGCATATTAAAGAAGAGATAATTTCCGTTAGTGAAAACTGAATATTAAGGAATTATAACCCCCTATAAATCTGGGTTTCATGAGATTATTGATAAATACAAGTCAATGATTTATAAAGAATTATAACCCCTTATAAATCTGGGTTTCTGCCAGGAAACCTCTTCTGCAGATCCGTTATGTCTACGTAGGGACTCAACAAGGGCTCCGACAATTACTGAAGTGTTGGAGGTGGAGAAGAAAAATAATGTGAGTTTTTGCTaaagtttataaatttattcGTACTGTATTGTTTAGAAAGATGTTTATAAACATACTCCTTGAAAAAGGGTTACAAGCATGCGCCTTGGTAAAAAATGTGAAGTGTTTAGAGATTTAagaatatttttcattttgtacTTTTTCTGTAACACGTTGCTTGCATCATTCACACACTAGCCCTTAACATTCACATTAGATTATTGAGAATGGTTGATATGTTTCTTCTTGGCTTGTGTTTTGTGTGTGAACTTGCATGTTTCACTTGTCTTAACACCTTGCTTGTGTCATGCCCTCATTAGCTCCCGCCATTCACATGAGATTACTAAGTTAACTATATTGTTtcataatggtttataaataagAGATTTACATAGActtataaaatattgttttatccTTGTTAAAGGGTGTGGTTACTACAATGTTTGGATTCTCTGAGGAATTCAAACATTTGGTGAACCCAACACATCCTGATGATAAGGACTTTGACAGTGTTGTACAactagttcaacaaggataCAAAGTGAAGAAAAGCGATTGGGAAGAAGGATTTGTGGATGTTTTCTTACAACAGAAGACGTTGGTCGACAAAGCAGGACAGAAAACAAAGATGTACAGCATAACCTCTAAGGTCATtgtgtttttgatgttttataagactttatcaaatttgaaatcgctaagttattttaatattataagcaTTTATAAATctcttatttttgtttgaaataggAGCAAACAcaagatgaagaagaacaaCAAGTGGAAGCTGGTGCTGAATTCGGCGACGGTGATAAAGAAAGAGAAACATCAAAAATCAATGAAGTAAGCTAAtatataaacccttataaatttggactatcattttaaaaaaattataagccATCCTAAatttgttattgtttttttttctcttggaaATAGGGGCAGACActtgaggaaggagaagaaggacAAATGGAAGCTGATACAGAAGTTGAGGAGCCCGTGCAAGTTGAAAGGCAGAATGAAGAAGAGGAAATAAGGTAAATAACTctttttataatggtttataaatgttattttctgaTTGTGTTATCAAAATTGAATGATGAATATGTTTATATAGCCATCATAATACTGTTTAGGAACAAAAGCATAAGAAGaataaagagaaaagaaaagatgaaGCGTATGAGAAAGCTAAGGAGAAATTTCAAGATGAAGATGGTTCCAAACTCGATAAGTTAATCCAAATGCTTTATGATTTGAATAAACGAGAAGAAGTAATCGAGAATGTCTTACGATTGGTAAGCAAATAACTTTACCAAgcacttataaatattttcacatGTTATTTTCTTTACCTATTATGACATGATTTCTTGAAGGCACCTGATGGTTATGAGAGTCCATGCAACTATGATGATACAAAAGGTGCACCAAatgatgaaaatgaaaaagaagaaaattctGGTGGTAAAAGAAATGCAACAGATGATGaaaatgatgaagaagaaatttCTGATACACAACAACTGACGTTAGTGAATATTCTTGGGGAAAATGAGAATACAGAGAAAATCACTCTAGACGAAGACACTGAAAaaagtgaagaaaaaaaatgcatGAAACAAAAGTTACAGTTACAATTCtaaaaaaagagaatataaatgtttataaattttttgataTTAAGCTTAACTAATCTTATCTTTTGTAGATGACGTCATCTACTCCAACATTCACTACTCTAAACTTTGATATAAgagtataaaatttaatatattttataaggctttgtaaattttaatgtataaaGCTTAAAATTACAGTTTCTAAATAATTTGTTTACAGATTACATCGCCTATAAATAATTTTTCGCAAGAGAtgattaaaacatttataagcATTATCTATGGATTCATAAACaacaatgtattaaaatttattaaaaatcacttaTAAACCTTCGTAAAACTCAGATATACTAGTTTATAAAGTATTATATAAACTCAGAGATGAaatttaaacacaaaaaaatgatatgtAAAGGCTGATAAATAACTTATAACCCCTTATATATCTTATAATAAGATTTTAGAAAGcattatgaaaattaatgataaaaagtttaaaaagtaaaatcggTGATATAAATACATGCTACTGTTACCATTGACACAAGTGCTTGGTTCCATGCCTTTACTCGTTGAACTAGTCTAGTCCTTCAATCTCTCTGAAGGTGAAACTGCTAGACCAAGTTCAGTGTTTTATGTTTTACCAAGCAAAATTCCCTCATGTATCTTACGTTTTGTGGGACACACATTACAGAAACAATATTGGTAACCTTAGAAACTCATGTTTTGTCATCAACCGCTTTGTCATCTTCCATAGCGTTTCTTTTTCTTGTAAAATGATgattaatatttcataaataatgtGTGTTTTTCTAGATAAGTTATCAATTggttaattttatgaaataatcagGAAATGTCTGTTCTTCTTCCTAGAATCATCCTCTTGATGGCTCATGTGATGAAGATCAAgatatgttttgttttcatgttaaAAGGAAGCATGTGAAGAACATTGGGCATATAGTATAACAGGGTTGCAACAGAGAGTCTAACAGATAAGTTATTTGGGACTTTTATCTTCATTACGGATAAGATCTTATTGTAACAAAACAGAACAAATCCACATGTTGTTTCCTTTCCAAGCCATccaaaacacaacaaaacagCAGGGACGCTCACTTCACTTCTCTGTGGTTTCTTATACTATGATGGAAAACCAACAATCTCAACTTAAATGCAATAGCTAATTCTTTCCAGAGGTTTCCACACTTGTCTCTAGTCCTGCCTCACGTACCTATGATTACAAAAGTGGATATCTCTTTGGTAATATTAAGAAGCAAAAAGTAATtcaaaaatcagtaataatagTTAACAAACTATTTCAAAGTctataaatctatttataaaagTCTATAAAGCCAGTTACAAAAagtttataagagtttataaaatcttttataaatatacaaatgattttataagagttcataaatcattttataaggTTAATTAATAAGAACTTATAAAGAGATTATAAAccttttataaaggtttataaatatttgtagAAGTTTATATAGGTTTCTAAAATGTTAATTAACGGTCTATAacaaagatttataaaaaataattataaagatataatttataaaagtttataaagatttataaaaaaaattattcatagtttataaaccatttataaagggttataaataaaatataaaggctttataagaatttataaaagGTATATAAACGGTTTAGAGGCATTTCTAGAGctgttagaaaaatatatattctgcTAGAAAAATATCAGAAGGGTTATAAATCGGTGTATAACACTTATAGaattaaaattagttaataaaaataatatattatcttaaaCCCCAAAAATCACCTTATAAACCATAAATCAGTTTATAAGACCttataaatcaatttataaaattttataagtacATATAAACTGATATGTCTTTTGTAAGAATTTAGAAGGTTTTGTGTATCATTTATAAACTCCTATAAACAAATGTGCCCATTAATAGaagtttataattatttaattatttgtaaattGGTTAAGaacaaataatttatagaaactataaaagaatatattttaaaattagtttataatttttttaaaaaaattcataattgGTATATCAGctatttatttataagaatttataaataatcattataagagtttttttatatatcatttataaaagtctttatttcatttataaaattatttaaacaaattataagGTTTATAAGGGTGTATAAGTCATTTATAAGtgttataaatggtttataaataattgGACATGTGTATGCATCAATCTTGTACCCTGAATTGATGATTAGCAATTGCTTTATGTGGTTTTGTAGAACAATAGTTGATTATGCGAAATCATAAATGAGTCATTTTGATAGTAAATcccaattattaattttaagtattcataaatggtttataaattaatttctaaGGGTTTATAAATTAACTTATAAGGGATTTATAAACTGATTTATCAGAGTTTATAAACTGGTTTTTgattataaaggtttataagttaatttataagagtttatgaACTGGTTTGAACAATAGTTGATTATGCGAAATCATAAATGAGTCATTTTGATAGTAAATccctattattaattttaagtattcataagtggtttataaattaatttctaaggttttataaattaaCTTATAAGGGATTATAAACTGATTTATCAGAGTTTATAAACCGGTTTTTgattataaaggtttataacttaatttataagagtttatgaACTGGTTTGTAAGGATTTCtaagttaatttattataaataataataagttgATTTATAGAATAGAGTTTTATA belongs to Brassica rapa cultivar Chiifu-401-42 chromosome A07, CAAS_Brap_v3.01, whole genome shotgun sequence and includes:
- the LOC103843913 gene encoding coiled-coil domain-containing glutamate-rich protein 1-like isoform X3; the encoded protein is MSTPIRDSQLETSSADPLCLRRDSTRAPTITEVLEVEKKNNGVVTTMFGFSEEFKHLVNPTHPDDKDFDSVVQLVQQGYKVKKSDWEEGFVDVFLQQKTLVDKAGQKTKMYSITSKEQTQDEEEQQVEAGAEFGDGDKERETSKINEGQTLEEGEEGQMEADTEVEEPVQVERQNEEEEISHHNTV
- the LOC103843913 gene encoding coiled-coil domain-containing glutamate-rich protein 1-like isoform X1, with the translated sequence MSTPIRDSQLETSSADPLCLRRDSTRAPTITEVLEVEKKNNGVVTTMFGFSEEFKHLVNPTHPDDKDFDSVVQLVQQGYKVKKSDWEEGFVDVFLQQKTLVDKAGQKTKMYSITSKEQTQDEEEQQVEAGAEFGDGDKERETSKINEGQTLEEGEEGQMEADTEVEEPVQVERQNEEEEIRNKSIRRIKRKEKMKRMRKLRRNFKMKMVPNSIS
- the LOC103843913 gene encoding coiled-coil domain-containing glutamate-rich protein 1-like isoform X2; the encoded protein is MSTPIRDSQLETSSADPLCLRRDSTRAPTITEVLEVEKKNNGVVTTMFGFSEEFKHLVNPTHPDDKDFDSVVQLVQQGYKVKKSDWEEGFVDVFLQQKTLVDKAGQKTKMYSITSKEQTQDEEEQQVEAGAEFGDGDKERETSKINEGQTLEEGEEGQMEADTEVEEPVQVERQNEEEEIRIILLMAHVMKIKICFVFMLKGSM